One region of Carbonactinospora thermoautotrophica genomic DNA includes:
- a CDS encoding DegV family protein has protein sequence MAGRVAIVTDSTAALPQDWAARLGVTVVPMRLRIGDREIDEDRATPEMLLSALRDQVPVSTSPPPPPAFYWAYRDAIARGAQAIVSIHISGRLSKTCESAQAAAEQVPVPVHVVDSRWGGMGLGYAALAGAEAALAGASLEQVLEVVHRRCHDGRVLLYVDTLEHLRRGGRIGRAQALLGAALAIKPLLSLEDGEIVPVDKVSGSNRALHRLEEIALKHVGDRPVDLAVEYFDTPDRAAALARRLRAKLPSVRATHVGIGSTTIGAHLGPGALGVTVSPVAP, from the coding sequence ATGGCCGGGCGTGTTGCGATCGTCACCGATTCCACCGCGGCGCTGCCGCAGGATTGGGCCGCTCGACTGGGTGTCACGGTGGTCCCGATGCGCCTGCGGATCGGCGACAGGGAGATCGACGAGGATCGCGCCACCCCGGAGATGCTCCTCTCGGCGCTGCGCGATCAAGTGCCCGTCTCGACGAGCCCGCCCCCGCCCCCGGCGTTCTACTGGGCGTACCGGGACGCCATCGCCCGGGGGGCGCAGGCGATCGTGTCGATCCACATCTCCGGCCGGCTGTCGAAGACCTGCGAGTCGGCCCAGGCCGCGGCGGAGCAGGTGCCGGTCCCCGTCCACGTCGTGGACTCCCGCTGGGGCGGCATGGGCCTGGGGTACGCGGCGCTGGCGGGGGCGGAGGCGGCGCTCGCCGGGGCCTCGCTGGAACAGGTGCTCGAGGTCGTGCACCGGCGCTGCCATGACGGGCGCGTCCTGCTGTACGTGGACACGCTGGAGCATCTGCGCCGCGGCGGGCGGATCGGCCGGGCGCAGGCGCTGCTCGGCGCGGCCCTCGCGATCAAGCCACTGCTCAGCCTGGAGGACGGCGAGATCGTGCCGGTGGACAAGGTCAGCGGGTCCAACCGCGCGCTGCACCGGCTGGAGGAGATCGCCCTGAAGCACGTCGGCGACCGGCCGGTCGATCTCGCCGTGGAGTACTTCGACACCCCGGACCGGGCCGCCGCGCTGGCCCGGCGGCTGCGCGCGAAGCTCCCTTCCGTCCGCGCGACGCACGTGGGGATCGGGAGCACGACGATCGGGGCCCACCTGGGCCCGGGCGCGCTCGGCGTCACCGTTTCCCCGGTGGCCCCGTAG
- a CDS encoding HD domain-containing protein, whose product MAQAPRTAELRAAWRDLAGPGATPLGEELIARYAEPHRRYHDTRHLAAVLDLVDTLAQHADDPRAVRFAAWYHDAVYDPTRLDNEEYSAVLAETELPALGARPAFVQEVVRLVRLTATHDPAPHDRNGAVLCDADLTILAAPPDEYAAYAAAIREEYAHLPENEFRAGRAAVLRRLLDRPVLFHTRYGQERFEDRARANLGTELTLLAAGGTCEP is encoded by the coding sequence GTGGCACAGGCACCCCGGACGGCCGAACTGCGCGCGGCGTGGCGGGACCTCGCCGGACCCGGCGCGACCCCGCTCGGGGAGGAGCTCATCGCCCGGTACGCCGAGCCGCACCGCCGCTACCACGACACCCGCCACCTGGCCGCGGTCCTGGACCTGGTCGACACGCTCGCACAGCACGCCGACGACCCGCGCGCGGTCCGGTTCGCCGCCTGGTACCACGACGCCGTCTACGACCCGACCCGCCTCGACAACGAGGAGTACAGCGCGGTGCTCGCGGAGACCGAGCTGCCCGCCCTGGGCGCGCGCCCGGCGTTCGTCCAGGAGGTCGTCCGCCTGGTCCGGCTGACCGCGACCCACGACCCGGCTCCGCACGACCGCAACGGCGCCGTGCTCTGCGACGCCGACCTGACGATCCTGGCCGCGCCGCCCGATGAGTACGCCGCGTACGCCGCCGCGATCCGGGAAGAGTACGCGCACCTGCCCGAGAACGAGTTCCGGGCCGGCCGAGCGGCGGTGCTGCGCCGCCTGCTCGACCGACCCGTGCTGTTCCACACCCGCTACGGCCAGGAGCGCTTCGAGGACCGCGCCCGCGCCAACCTGGGCACCGAGCTGACACTGCTGGCCGCCGGCGGGACCTGCGAACCCTAG
- a CDS encoding alpha/beta fold hydrolase, producing the protein MRHKAAGTVTVLPDGEPRTVTTSDGVELYAEVGGAQDAPATVVFAHGWTLSSRSWAEEAAALGETARTVVYDQRGHGRSGWRSGYVPSIDQLGADLYAVLDQLVPDGPVVLVGHSMGGMTIMALAADHPELFGDRVTGVALVATSAGRLGEVTLGLPSRASHVTRRVLPRLMAAAERWGACADLARRLLPPRRRLVQRQVQWLLFGPAAPAAAVAACAELIHATPARTIGAFYPALLRHDKHAALEPIRKVPALILAGELDRLTPVSHSHALAAALPDARLVVVPGCGHMLPMECPETVTKHLRELLPADS; encoded by the coding sequence ATGCGGCATAAGGCGGCCGGCACCGTGACTGTTCTGCCGGACGGGGAGCCCCGCACGGTCACCACCTCCGACGGCGTGGAGCTGTACGCGGAGGTCGGGGGCGCCCAGGACGCTCCGGCGACCGTGGTGTTCGCCCACGGCTGGACGCTCTCTAGCCGGTCCTGGGCGGAGGAGGCCGCCGCGCTCGGCGAGACGGCCCGGACGGTGGTGTACGACCAGCGCGGCCACGGCCGCTCCGGCTGGCGGAGCGGGTACGTGCCCAGCATCGACCAGCTCGGCGCGGACCTGTACGCCGTCCTGGACCAGCTGGTGCCGGACGGCCCGGTCGTGCTGGTCGGCCACTCGATGGGCGGCATGACGATCATGGCGCTCGCCGCGGACCACCCGGAGCTGTTCGGCGACCGGGTCACCGGGGTCGCCCTGGTCGCCACGTCAGCGGGCCGGCTCGGTGAGGTCACGCTCGGGCTGCCGTCGCGGGCCTCCCACGTCACCCGCCGCGTCCTGCCACGCCTGATGGCCGCGGCCGAGCGTTGGGGCGCCTGCGCCGACCTGGCCCGCCGTCTCCTCCCGCCGAGGCGACGGCTGGTCCAGCGGCAGGTCCAGTGGCTGCTGTTCGGCCCCGCGGCTCCCGCCGCCGCGGTGGCCGCCTGCGCCGAGCTGATCCACGCCACACCGGCGCGGACGATCGGGGCGTTCTACCCGGCGCTGCTGCGCCACGACAAGCACGCCGCGCTGGAGCCGATCCGGAAGGTGCCCGCGCTGATCCTCGCGGGCGAGCTGGACCGGCTCACCCCGGTGAGCCACAGCCACGCGCTCGCCGCCGCCCTCCCGGACGCGCGCTTGGTCGTGGTCCCCGGCTGCGGCCACATGCTGCCGATGGAATGCCCCGAGACCGTCACCAAGCACCTGCGGGAGCTGCTCCCGGCCGACTCCTGA
- a CDS encoding tetratricopeptide repeat protein — MLAALEQHNVAEILRLCMKWTGLSQAKIGALLGGKAQAEISAIINGKRHPRDLTFYESLADGLRIPGLRLGLAPRSWESDEQGSSSRQAGAGSAHERQPGFVTFDGAADWRKAPRVSGVPVTRTIEEMIMSAADESAEFGAWAEASNVGDNTLEQFDAEIRHLASLYLQTSPLPLFHRTVRLRDRAFDLLEGHQHPSQTRDLYLIAGQLCALLAWMSGDLGQPAAAETQGRTAWVCAERAGHDGLRAWVLSTRSKTAFWAGRYHEAIRFAQRGQEYAPTDTAAVMLACQEADAWAELGDAQAAKDALERVQRARDQVNSPDHIGGLFSCGPARQANYAAGVLLRVGEPDAAIREADRALAQFRSGEQRAYGTEAQTHISRAAGYLMTRQPDPEGSAEALAPLLALPAEQRLDTIVKRLQQVNRLLAHARLKGGSTAASQLQEQIEAFCAAVATRQITP, encoded by the coding sequence GTGCTCGCCGCCCTGGAACAGCACAACGTGGCAGAGATCCTGCGCCTGTGCATGAAGTGGACCGGCCTGAGCCAGGCCAAGATCGGCGCGTTACTCGGCGGCAAGGCACAGGCTGAGATCAGCGCCATCATCAACGGCAAGCGTCACCCTCGTGATCTCACCTTCTACGAGAGCCTTGCGGACGGACTGCGGATCCCTGGCCTCAGGCTCGGCCTTGCGCCACGATCATGGGAGTCGGACGAACAGGGCTCGTCGAGCCGACAGGCCGGGGCCGGTTCCGCGCACGAGAGGCAGCCGGGGTTTGTCACGTTCGACGGCGCAGCCGACTGGCGGAAGGCGCCTCGGGTCAGCGGCGTACCCGTCACGCGCACCATCGAGGAAATGATCATGAGCGCAGCAGATGAATCAGCCGAGTTCGGGGCGTGGGCGGAGGCCAGCAACGTCGGCGACAACACGCTGGAGCAGTTCGACGCCGAGATACGCCACCTGGCAAGCCTCTATTTGCAAACCTCTCCATTGCCACTGTTTCACCGCACGGTGCGGTTACGCGATCGCGCCTTCGACCTGCTGGAAGGCCACCAACACCCCAGCCAGACCCGCGACCTTTACTTGATCGCGGGTCAGCTTTGCGCACTGCTCGCGTGGATGTCCGGCGACCTGGGCCAACCCGCCGCGGCGGAGACCCAGGGCAGGACCGCATGGGTGTGCGCCGAGCGCGCCGGGCATGACGGGCTGCGTGCCTGGGTGCTCTCGACTCGCAGCAAGACGGCGTTCTGGGCCGGGCGCTACCACGAGGCGATTCGCTTCGCCCAACGTGGACAGGAGTACGCACCGACCGACACTGCAGCAGTGATGTTGGCCTGTCAGGAGGCCGACGCCTGGGCCGAACTGGGCGACGCGCAAGCGGCCAAAGACGCTCTGGAGCGTGTGCAGCGTGCTCGGGACCAGGTCAACAGCCCTGACCACATCGGCGGTCTCTTCAGCTGCGGCCCAGCACGGCAGGCCAACTACGCGGCAGGCGTCCTGTTGCGGGTGGGTGAGCCCGACGCGGCCATCCGGGAAGCGGATCGCGCTCTCGCCCAATTCAGGAGCGGGGAACAGCGTGCTTACGGCACCGAAGCCCAGACGCACATCAGCCGCGCCGCCGGCTACCTCATGACCCGACAACCGGACCCGGAGGGCAGCGCCGAGGCTCTCGCGCCCTTGCTCGCGCTTCCCGCCGAGCAGCGCCTCGACACCATCGTGAAGCGGTTGCAACAGGTGAATCGCCTACTTGCCCACGCCCGGCTGAAGGGGGGGAGCACAGCAGCGAGCCAGCTCCAAGAGCAGATCGAGGCCTTCTGCGCCGCCGTCGCCACGAGGCAGATCACGCCCTGA
- a CDS encoding 2'-5' RNA ligase family protein, translated as MTNHTQEQPAHAERMRDHWWWRPGWRAGRRFYTWHITFGDDTDLHELVKKYQAALDMSGVDLIPSEWLHLTMQGVGFTDEVDETDVKQIVQAARQRCADLAPFEVTFERPLVEPEAIMFRVAPAEPVRRLRAAIREAIADVWGADNVPEAEGFTPHVSLAYSNADGPAQPFIDALGSVQAEPVTVTLRAAHLIVLNRDERMYRWTTYATVPLGAD; from the coding sequence GTGACCAACCACACGCAGGAGCAACCAGCCCACGCCGAACGGATGCGCGATCACTGGTGGTGGCGACCCGGCTGGCGAGCCGGGCGCCGCTTCTACACCTGGCACATCACGTTCGGGGATGACACCGACCTCCACGAGCTCGTGAAGAAGTACCAAGCGGCCCTTGACATGTCAGGGGTCGATCTCATCCCGTCAGAATGGCTGCACCTGACCATGCAGGGCGTGGGCTTCACCGATGAAGTCGACGAGACCGACGTCAAGCAGATCGTCCAGGCCGCCCGGCAGCGGTGCGCCGACCTCGCGCCGTTCGAGGTGACCTTCGAGCGCCCGCTCGTAGAGCCTGAAGCGATCATGTTCCGGGTCGCCCCTGCCGAGCCGGTCCGCCGACTGCGCGCCGCGATCCGTGAAGCAATCGCTGACGTGTGGGGAGCCGACAACGTCCCCGAAGCGGAAGGCTTCACCCCTCACGTCAGCCTCGCCTACAGCAACGCGGACGGCCCCGCCCAGCCCTTCATCGACGCCCTGGGCAGCGTGCAGGCCGAGCCCGTCACCGTGACCCTCCGCGCCGCCCACCTCATCGTCCTGAACCGTGACGAACGGATGTACCGCTGGACCACCTACGCCACGGTCCCGCTCGGTGCGGACTGA
- a CDS encoding RNA-guided endonuclease InsQ/TnpB family protein — protein sequence MRLRYTFRLYPTPGQRVALAKAFGCARVVFNDALAARRAAHAAGLPWIPDAELQRRVITEAKRTPERAWLGEVSAVVLQQAVADLNVAYRNFFASVTGKRKGPKVAPPRFRSRKDSRQAIRFTRNARFAITDGGKLRLPKIGEVAVRWSRTLPAEPSSVTIIRDAAGRYFASFVITVDTEPLSETDAEVGIDLGLAAFAVLSDGRKVTGPTFLRRAERKLRTAHKALSRKQQGSKNREKARLRLARAHARVADVRRDFHHQLSTRIVRENQAVYVEDLAVSGLARTRLAKSVHDAGWAAFLAMLEYKAARYGRVFARVGRFQPTSQVCSACGHRDGPKPLHVRTWTCQHCGTSHDRDLNAAKNILAAGRAERLNACGAGVRPGLALAAGGEAGTHRGAA from the coding sequence GTGCGGCTTCGGTACACCTTCCGCCTGTATCCCACGCCGGGTCAGCGGGTGGCGTTGGCGAAGGCGTTCGGGTGTGCGCGGGTGGTGTTCAACGACGCTTTGGCCGCGCGGCGGGCGGCCCACGCTGCTGGGCTGCCCTGGATCCCGGACGCTGAGTTGCAACGCCGGGTGATCACCGAGGCGAAGCGCACCCCGGAGCGGGCCTGGCTGGGCGAGGTGTCCGCGGTGGTGTTGCAACAGGCGGTGGCCGACCTGAATGTCGCCTACCGGAACTTCTTCGCCTCGGTCACTGGCAAGCGTAAAGGGCCGAAGGTGGCCCCGCCGCGGTTTCGGTCCCGGAAGGACTCGCGGCAGGCGATCCGGTTTACCCGCAACGCCCGCTTCGCGATCACGGATGGCGGGAAGCTTCGCCTGCCGAAGATCGGGGAGGTGGCGGTGCGCTGGTCGCGGACCCTGCCGGCCGAGCCCTCCTCGGTCACCATCATCCGGGACGCCGCAGGCCGGTACTTCGCCTCGTTCGTCATCACGGTCGACACCGAGCCGCTGTCGGAGACCGATGCTGAGGTCGGGATCGACCTGGGCTTGGCCGCCTTCGCGGTGCTGTCCGACGGGCGCAAGGTCACCGGCCCCACGTTCCTGCGCCGCGCTGAACGCAAGCTCCGCACGGCACACAAGGCGCTCAGCCGCAAGCAGCAGGGCTCTAAGAACCGGGAGAAGGCGCGGCTGCGCCTGGCCCGGGCACACGCGCGGGTGGCGGATGTGCGCCGGGACTTCCACCACCAGCTCTCCACACGGATCGTCCGCGAGAACCAAGCGGTGTACGTGGAGGACCTGGCGGTGTCCGGCCTGGCGCGTACCCGGCTGGCCAAGAGCGTGCACGACGCCGGGTGGGCGGCGTTTCTGGCGATGTTGGAGTACAAGGCCGCCCGGTACGGGCGGGTCTTCGCCCGCGTCGGCCGGTTCCAGCCCACCTCCCAGGTGTGCTCGGCCTGCGGGCACCGCGACGGCCCCAAGCCGTTGCACGTGCGCACCTGGACCTGCCAGCACTGCGGGACGAGTCACGACCGGGATCTCAACGCGGCCAAGAACATCCTCGCCGCCGGGCGGGCGGAGAGGCTAAACGCCTGTGGAGCCGGTGTAAGACCAGGGCTTGCCCTGGCCGCTGGCGGTGAAGCAGGAACCCACCGAGGCGCCGCCTAA
- a CDS encoding flavin-containing monooxygenase: MNDQQRAGDPAVVIVGAGFAGLGMAIQLKRAGVEDFVVLEKADEVGGTWRDNRYPGCACDVQSHLYSYSFEPNPAWSRMFAEQQEIWDYLKHCAEKYRITPHIRFGTELVGAEYDDATGTWRVRTNRGAITTRALVLATGPLHQPAYPDIPGIDRFRGKAFHSAEWDHGYDLAGKRVAVIGTGASAIQFVPRIAPRVDRLHLFQRTPPWILPKPDRSISPLEQRLFRAVPALQRLYRSAIYWTLEARILGFTVHPRLMKLAEAVARQHLRRQVPDPELRRKLTPDYTIGCKRILISNDYYPALTRPNVELVTDGIAEIREHAVVTRDGVERPVDAIIYGTGFHVIDAFDHLDIVGRDGLKLREAWSGGVEAYLGVTVAGFPNLFFLLGPNSGLGHSSMVFMIEAQVRYVLQALRPLLRGDARAVDVRADVQATFNQRLQARLREAVWGIGGCRSWYLDENGVNRALWPGSTAEYWLRTRRLKPAEYRIEA, from the coding sequence GTGAACGACCAGCAACGGGCCGGCGACCCGGCCGTCGTCATCGTCGGCGCCGGCTTCGCAGGCCTGGGCATGGCGATCCAGCTCAAGCGGGCCGGCGTGGAGGACTTCGTCGTCCTGGAGAAGGCCGACGAGGTCGGCGGCACCTGGCGCGACAACCGCTATCCCGGCTGCGCCTGCGACGTGCAGTCCCACCTGTACTCGTACTCGTTCGAGCCGAACCCCGCCTGGTCCCGGATGTTCGCCGAGCAGCAGGAGATCTGGGACTACCTCAAGCACTGCGCGGAGAAGTACCGGATCACGCCCCACATCCGGTTCGGCACCGAGCTGGTGGGCGCGGAGTACGACGACGCGACCGGCACCTGGCGGGTCCGCACCAACCGGGGCGCGATCACGACCAGGGCCCTGGTGCTCGCCACCGGGCCGCTGCACCAGCCGGCGTACCCGGACATCCCCGGCATCGACCGGTTCCGCGGCAAGGCGTTCCACTCCGCGGAATGGGACCACGGGTACGACCTGGCGGGCAAGCGGGTGGCGGTGATCGGCACCGGCGCCAGCGCGATCCAGTTCGTCCCGCGGATCGCGCCCCGGGTCGACCGGCTCCACCTGTTCCAGCGCACGCCCCCGTGGATCCTGCCCAAGCCGGACCGCTCCATCTCGCCCCTGGAGCAGCGGCTGTTCCGCGCGGTGCCGGCCCTGCAGCGGCTGTACCGGAGCGCGATCTACTGGACGCTGGAGGCCCGGATCCTCGGCTTCACCGTGCACCCCAGGCTCATGAAGCTGGCCGAGGCGGTAGCCCGGCAGCACCTGCGCCGGCAGGTCCCGGACCCCGAACTGCGCCGCAAGCTCACCCCCGACTACACCATCGGGTGCAAGCGGATCCTGATCTCCAACGACTACTACCCGGCGCTGACCCGGCCCAACGTCGAGCTGGTCACCGACGGGATCGCCGAGATCCGGGAGCACGCCGTGGTGACCCGCGACGGCGTGGAACGGCCGGTCGACGCGATCATCTACGGCACCGGCTTCCACGTCATCGACGCCTTCGACCACCTGGACATCGTCGGCCGGGACGGGCTGAAGCTCCGCGAGGCCTGGAGCGGGGGCGTCGAGGCGTACCTCGGCGTGACCGTCGCCGGGTTCCCCAACCTGTTCTTCCTGCTGGGACCCAACAGCGGGCTGGGCCACAGCTCGATGGTGTTCATGATCGAGGCGCAGGTGCGCTACGTGCTCCAAGCCCTGCGTCCGCTCCTGCGCGGCGACGCGCGGGCCGTCGACGTCCGCGCGGATGTGCAGGCTACGTTCAACCAACGCCTCCAGGCACGGCTGCGGGAGGCGGTCTGGGGCATCGGCGGCTGTCGCAGCTGGTACCTGGACGAGAACGGCGTGAACCGCGCCCTGTGGCCAGGCTCCACCGCCGAGTACTGGCTGCGCACCCGGCGCCTGAAGCCGGCCGAGTACCGGATCGAGGCCTGA
- a CDS encoding TetR/AcrR family transcriptional regulator, translating to MAGEQQRRRRMPRAEREEQMLAVAEQVFAERGYQAASMDEIAERVGVSKPMLYEYFGSKDGLLLACIGRARAELLEATRRAVADASTPEEMLRRGLLAFFEFIDAHSRAWSVLLHEALITAGPAAAEIEAIRRQQTDLIAALLAPRFPAATARELDAYAQIVIGACERLAVWRERHPDITPEEATRLLMDLTWLGLAGLAARHGARPHPEAI from the coding sequence GTGGCCGGCGAGCAGCAGAGACGGCGCCGCATGCCCCGCGCCGAACGCGAGGAACAGATGCTGGCCGTGGCCGAGCAGGTGTTCGCCGAACGCGGGTACCAGGCCGCGTCCATGGACGAGATCGCCGAACGGGTCGGCGTGTCCAAGCCGATGCTGTACGAGTACTTCGGCTCCAAGGACGGCCTGCTGCTCGCCTGCATCGGCCGGGCCCGAGCCGAGCTGCTGGAGGCCACCCGGCGGGCCGTCGCCGACGCGAGCACGCCGGAGGAGATGCTGCGGCGGGGTTTGCTGGCCTTCTTCGAGTTCATCGACGCGCACTCGCGAGCCTGGTCGGTCCTGCTGCACGAGGCCCTGATCACCGCGGGCCCGGCCGCCGCGGAGATCGAGGCGATCCGCCGCCAGCAGACCGACCTGATCGCCGCCCTGCTCGCCCCGCGTTTCCCGGCCGCCACCGCCCGGGAGCTGGACGCGTACGCCCAGATCGTCATCGGGGCGTGCGAGCGCCTGGCGGTGTGGCGCGAGCGTCATCCCGACATCACCCCCGAGGAGGCGACCCGCCTGCTGATGGACCTCACCTGGCTCGGCCTCGCCGGCCTCGCCGCCCGGCACGGCGCGCGTCCGCACCCCGAGGCGATCTAG
- a CDS encoding DNA repair helicase XPB, with amino-acid sequence MTDGPLIVQSDKTLLLEVDHPLADECRRAIAPFAELERAPEHVHTYRLTPLGLWNARAAGHDAEQVVDTLIRYSRYPVPHALLIDVAETMARYGRLQLVNDPVHGLVLTTTDRPVLTEVLRSKKVQPMLGKRIDEDSVAVFPSERGRLKQALLKLGWPAEDLAGYVDGERHPIELVEDGWALRPYQREAAESFWHGGSGVVVLPCGAGKTLVGAAAMAKAQATTLILVTSTVAAHQWRRELLRRTSLTEAEIGEYSGQKKEIRPVTIATYQVMATRRRGGFPHLELFDARDWGLIIYDEVHLLPAPIFRMTADLQARRRLGLTATLIREDGREGDVFSLIGPKRYDAPWKDIEAQGYIAPADCVEVRVTLTDAERIRYATAEPDDRYRVCSTARTKTRVVERLVERHAGEPTLVIGQYLDQLDELGARLDAPVIKGETTVKERERLFDAFRAGEITTLVVSKVANFSVDLPEASVAIQVSGTFGSRQEEAQRLGRLLRPKADGRSARFYAVVARDTLDQEYAAHRQRFLAEQGYAYRIVDADAVLAGEEI; translated from the coding sequence GTGACGGACGGGCCGCTCATCGTACAAAGCGACAAGACACTGCTGCTGGAGGTCGACCACCCGCTCGCCGACGAGTGCCGCCGGGCCATCGCGCCGTTCGCGGAGCTGGAGCGCGCGCCCGAGCACGTCCACACCTACCGGCTCACCCCGCTCGGCCTGTGGAACGCCCGCGCCGCCGGGCACGACGCCGAGCAGGTCGTGGACACGCTGATCCGGTACTCGCGCTACCCCGTGCCGCACGCGCTGCTCATCGACGTGGCCGAGACCATGGCCCGGTACGGGCGGCTCCAGCTCGTCAACGACCCCGTGCACGGGCTCGTGCTCACCACGACCGACCGGCCGGTGCTCACCGAGGTGCTGCGCAGCAAGAAGGTGCAGCCCATGCTCGGCAAGCGGATCGACGAGGACTCGGTCGCGGTGTTCCCCTCCGAGCGTGGCCGGCTCAAGCAGGCGCTGCTCAAGCTGGGCTGGCCCGCCGAGGACCTCGCCGGGTACGTCGACGGCGAGCGCCACCCGATCGAACTGGTCGAGGACGGGTGGGCGCTGCGCCCGTACCAGCGGGAGGCCGCCGAGAGCTTCTGGCACGGCGGGTCGGGCGTCGTCGTGCTCCCCTGCGGCGCCGGCAAGACCCTGGTCGGCGCCGCCGCCATGGCGAAAGCACAGGCCACCACGCTGATCCTGGTCACCAGCACGGTCGCGGCCCACCAGTGGCGGCGCGAGCTGCTGCGCCGTACCTCCCTCACCGAGGCGGAGATCGGCGAGTACTCCGGCCAGAAAAAGGAGATCCGGCCGGTCACCATCGCCACGTACCAGGTGATGGCCACGCGCCGCAGGGGCGGGTTCCCGCACCTGGAGCTGTTCGACGCCCGCGACTGGGGGCTGATCATCTACGACGAGGTGCACCTGCTGCCCGCGCCGATCTTCCGGATGACCGCCGACCTCCAGGCACGCCGCCGCCTCGGGCTCACCGCCACGCTCATCCGCGAGGACGGCCGCGAGGGCGACGTGTTCAGCCTGATCGGCCCCAAGCGGTACGACGCGCCGTGGAAGGACATCGAGGCCCAGGGGTACATCGCGCCCGCCGACTGCGTGGAGGTGCGCGTCACCCTGACCGACGCCGAGCGGATCAGGTACGCCACCGCCGAGCCGGACGATCGGTACCGGGTGTGCTCCACCGCCCGGACCAAGACCCGCGTGGTGGAGCGGCTGGTCGAGCGGCACGCGGGCGAGCCTACGCTGGTGATCGGCCAGTACCTCGACCAGCTCGACGAGCTGGGGGCGCGGCTCGACGCGCCGGTCATCAAGGGCGAGACCACGGTCAAGGAGCGGGAGCGGCTGTTCGACGCGTTCCGGGCCGGGGAGATCACCACCCTGGTGGTCAGCAAGGTCGCGAACTTCTCCGTCGACCTGCCCGAGGCCTCGGTGGCGATCCAGGTGTCCGGCACGTTCGGCTCCCGCCAGGAGGAGGCGCAGCGTCTGGGCCGGCTGCTCCGCCCCAAGGCCGACGGACGCTCCGCCCGCTTCTACGCGGTGGTCGCCCGCGACACCCTCGACCAGGAGTACGCCGCCCACCGCCAGCGGTTCCTGGCCGAGCAGGGCTACGCGTACCGGATCGTCGACGCCGACGCGGTGCTGGCCGGCGAGGAGATCTGA
- a CDS encoding SDR family NAD(P)-dependent oxidoreductase encodes MAREHPVAIVTGGASGIGRALATALVRRGGTVAVADLDGEAAERVAEELRRRGPGHAEAVPLDVRDAAAVAAAYRRVRDEHGRLDLVFNNAGIAVGGLVDELTLDHWNRTIDVNLRGVVHGVQAAYPLLLDQGFGHIVNTASLAGLLPAPLMAPYTATKHAVVGLSLALRAEAAPRGVRVSVVCPGFVDTPLLDRVNAGLPDTPASRSTRQQVRRVQPRLYSADRLAEDVLRGVARNRAVIVAPASARLAARLTRLAPAAVVTAAGIQVRRYLRERAVARAAEARPGG; translated from the coding sequence ATGGCACGTGAACACCCGGTGGCGATCGTGACCGGCGGCGCGTCCGGCATCGGCCGCGCGCTGGCCACGGCGCTGGTCAGGCGCGGCGGCACGGTCGCCGTCGCCGACCTGGACGGGGAGGCCGCCGAGCGGGTGGCCGAGGAGTTGCGGCGGCGCGGGCCGGGGCATGCCGAGGCGGTGCCGCTGGACGTGCGCGACGCCGCCGCGGTGGCCGCCGCCTACCGCCGGGTACGGGACGAGCACGGCCGGCTCGACCTGGTCTTCAACAACGCGGGCATCGCCGTCGGCGGGCTCGTCGACGAGCTGACCCTGGACCACTGGAACCGGACGATCGACGTCAACCTGCGTGGCGTCGTCCACGGCGTGCAGGCGGCGTACCCGCTGCTGCTCGACCAGGGCTTCGGGCACATCGTCAACACCGCCTCGCTCGCCGGGCTGCTCCCGGCCCCGCTCATGGCCCCGTACACGGCGACGAAGCACGCCGTCGTGGGCCTGAGCCTGGCCCTGCGCGCGGAGGCCGCGCCGCGGGGGGTGCGGGTCAGCGTGGTCTGCCCGGGGTTCGTCGACACGCCGCTGCTCGACCGCGTCAACGCCGGCCTGCCGGACACCCCGGCCAGCCGGAGCACCCGGCAGCAGGTCCGGCGCGTGCAGCCCCGGCTGTACTCCGCGGACCGGCTCGCCGAGGACGTGCTCCGCGGCGTCGCCCGCAACCGGGCGGTCATCGTCGCCCCAGCCAGCGCCCGGCTCGCAGCGCGCCTGACCCGGCTCGCCCCGGCGGCGGTCGTCACGGCGGCCGGTATCCAGGTACGGCGCTACCTGCGGGAGCGCGCCGTGGCGCGGGCGGCCGAGGCCCGCCCCGGCGGGTGA